In one Acidimicrobium ferrooxidans DSM 10331 genomic region, the following are encoded:
- a CDS encoding APC family permease has translation MPEGPWEDELASHHHHHDPDAARLAELGYRQELDRVMTLFENFSVAFCYLSPVVGVYSLYALSVGSAGPAYLWLIPVVVIGQLFVALVFGELGSSYPIAGALFQWSKRLLGNGYGWWVGWMYGWALIITVASVDTGVPGYFASLVNNVFGTHWDGAAPNDILLISTGFLVVQTAFNIFGVRFLGSISRIGTWFEVLGTLGVAVILFSVATHHSFSYLFSSAGTTHVATNPLGVNFIGHWWTGAALIAILGPVYIFYGFESAGDVAEEVVDAQRRVPRAMVSALVVGGLVSMILVAALDLAIPSGPKGLALAATGGVPAILSAAISSKLFQDLILLVITFAFFSCGTAVQGAGARLAFSYARDHAVPGWHFIRRISPRRRTPVGAILIAAIIPELLSFLVHFTPSKPIHIGFITYPAHVNALSALVSFGVSGIYISFQMVVLAYLIARLRGWRPEGPFQLGRWAVPVAVLGLIYGVAMIVNIVAPTGLNSPRGALFNFDWLTLLVVFVIVVIGAVYFAIARPHISIAAATASRELDQTDGAATPVEQS, from the coding sequence ATGCCTGAAGGACCATGGGAGGACGAACTCGCCTCCCACCATCACCACCACGATCCTGACGCCGCGAGGCTCGCAGAGCTTGGTTATCGCCAAGAGCTCGACCGCGTGATGACGCTGTTCGAGAACTTCTCGGTCGCGTTCTGCTACCTCTCACCGGTCGTCGGGGTCTACTCGTTGTACGCGCTCAGCGTGGGGTCGGCAGGGCCTGCCTACCTGTGGCTCATCCCCGTCGTGGTGATCGGCCAGCTGTTCGTCGCGCTCGTCTTCGGCGAGCTCGGCTCGAGTTATCCCATTGCCGGGGCACTGTTCCAGTGGTCGAAGCGCCTGCTCGGCAACGGCTACGGCTGGTGGGTCGGATGGATGTACGGCTGGGCGCTCATCATCACGGTAGCGAGCGTGGACACCGGCGTGCCTGGGTACTTCGCCTCGCTCGTCAACAACGTGTTCGGCACCCACTGGGATGGCGCGGCTCCGAATGACATCCTGCTCATCTCGACCGGGTTCCTCGTCGTCCAGACCGCCTTCAACATCTTCGGCGTTCGCTTCCTCGGTTCGATCTCGCGGATCGGCACGTGGTTCGAAGTGCTCGGTACCCTGGGCGTCGCGGTGATCTTGTTCTCCGTGGCGACGCACCACTCGTTCTCGTATCTGTTCTCGAGCGCTGGGACGACGCACGTCGCAACGAATCCGCTCGGGGTCAACTTCATCGGGCACTGGTGGACCGGTGCGGCGTTGATCGCGATCCTCGGTCCGGTCTACATCTTCTATGGGTTCGAGAGTGCGGGCGACGTCGCCGAAGAGGTCGTCGACGCGCAGCGTCGCGTGCCGCGCGCGATGGTGAGCGCGCTCGTCGTCGGAGGGCTCGTGTCGATGATCCTCGTCGCAGCACTCGACCTGGCGATCCCGTCAGGGCCGAAGGGCCTCGCGCTCGCGGCGACGGGGGGCGTCCCTGCGATCTTGAGTGCGGCGATCTCGTCCAAGCTCTTCCAGGATCTCATCTTGCTCGTGATCACCTTCGCGTTCTTCTCGTGCGGCACGGCGGTGCAAGGCGCAGGAGCTCGTCTCGCGTTCTCCTACGCCCGAGACCACGCCGTCCCGGGGTGGCACTTCATCCGCCGCATCTCGCCACGCCGTCGCACCCCGGTGGGCGCCATCTTGATCGCGGCCATCATCCCGGAACTGCTGTCGTTCCTCGTGCACTTCACCCCGTCGAAGCCGATCCACATCGGCTTCATCACCTATCCAGCACACGTGAACGCCCTCTCTGCGCTCGTGAGCTTCGGTGTGTCCGGCATCTACATCTCGTTCCAGATGGTGGTGCTCGCTTACCTCATCGCACGGTTGCGAGGGTGGCGTCCAGAAGGTCCGTTCCAGCTCGGCCGCTGGGCCGTCCCGGTGGCGGTGCTGGGGCTGATCTACGGCGTGGCGATGATCGTGAACATCGTCGCCCCCACCGGGCTCAACTCACCTCGCGGCGCACTGTTCAACTTCGACTGGCTCACGCTGCTCGTCGTCTTCGTCATCGTGGTGATCGGGGCGGTGTACTTTGCTATCGCCCGGCCGCACATCTCTATCGCGGCCGCCACGGCGAGCCGTGAGCTCGACCAGACGGACGGCGCTGCCACCCCCGTCGAGCAGTCGTAG
- a CDS encoding FAD-binding oxidoreductase, with product MSLAVGLDEGLVAELSAIVGPDRVRTDAGARLARTRVPAPFPVHRWREHLPQVVVLPHTTEEVSAILALANERRVPVVARAGGTGLTDGAVPEHGGILLDMKGFGQIYEIDPLRRTATVGVGVNMLKLNEALAPFGLFYPDDPASYPTSLVGGRIGTSGWSLIGARFGHTRDLVLSFLCVLADGRVVRIGDGGGPKISKSSTGLSLKQLFMGHQGTLGIATEVTLKLYPKPEAELSLFWGFARYEDAHQCVDALAGAGVATFAGAVLFDEAKVAYLRRDDEAYIPQPASVRSVVCTALYGWEDEVRAGGRRLWRIAADLGGRYLGDEISQGDWASRHDRYATPLHGRRLDGTVVPMGWHCEDAALNHPEIVSVTRQWHAIVEELRRRYDAFDDWGTFAYTSADTGVDYLVEIDVGIWEQVLDDGMWDAWVEAKRAIARVAVGAGGSISACHGACRAGDVDVVPEELEGSLAIMDAIEEALDPHGILNPGKYHFRKGNVFQGGQL from the coding sequence ATGAGCCTCGCCGTGGGTCTCGACGAGGGGCTCGTCGCCGAGCTCAGCGCGATCGTGGGTCCCGACCGCGTTCGTACCGATGCGGGGGCGCGCCTCGCGCGCACGCGCGTCCCGGCGCCGTTTCCGGTCCATCGGTGGCGGGAGCACCTTCCGCAGGTCGTCGTGCTGCCGCACACCACCGAGGAGGTATCTGCGATCCTCGCGCTCGCGAACGAGCGGCGCGTGCCGGTCGTCGCGCGCGCTGGCGGCACCGGACTCACCGATGGTGCGGTCCCCGAACACGGCGGCATCCTGCTCGACATGAAGGGCTTCGGCCAGATCTACGAGATCGATCCCCTGCGTCGCACCGCCACGGTCGGGGTGGGGGTCAACATGCTCAAGCTCAACGAGGCGCTCGCCCCGTTCGGCTTGTTCTATCCCGACGATCCGGCGTCGTACCCGACCAGCCTGGTGGGCGGCAGGATCGGCACGAGCGGCTGGTCGCTGATCGGCGCCCGCTTCGGCCACACCCGCGATCTGGTCCTCAGTTTCCTGTGTGTCCTGGCAGACGGGCGCGTGGTGCGCATCGGTGACGGTGGCGGACCGAAGATCTCGAAGAGTTCCACGGGTCTCTCGCTCAAGCAGCTGTTCATGGGCCATCAGGGCACGCTCGGGATCGCCACCGAGGTCACGCTGAAGCTCTACCCGAAGCCAGAGGCCGAGCTCTCCCTCTTCTGGGGCTTTGCACGCTACGAGGATGCCCACCAGTGCGTCGACGCCCTCGCTGGCGCCGGGGTCGCAACGTTCGCGGGCGCCGTCCTCTTCGACGAGGCCAAGGTCGCCTACCTGCGCCGCGACGACGAGGCCTACATCCCCCAGCCCGCCTCGGTGCGCTCGGTGGTCTGTACGGCCTTGTATGGCTGGGAGGACGAGGTGCGCGCGGGTGGGCGACGGCTCTGGCGCATCGCCGCCGACCTCGGCGGACGCTACCTCGGCGACGAGATCTCCCAAGGCGACTGGGCCTCACGCCACGATCGCTACGCAACACCGCTCCATGGGCGCCGACTCGACGGCACCGTCGTGCCGATGGGGTGGCATTGCGAGGACGCTGCCCTCAATCACCCGGAGATTGTCTCCGTCACCAGGCAATGGCATGCGATCGTGGAGGAGCTGCGACGTCGCTACGACGCCTTCGACGACTGGGGTACGTTCGCCTACACCAGCGCCGATACCGGCGTCGACTACCTCGTCGAGATCGACGTCGGTATCTGGGAGCAGGTGCTCGACGACGGGATGTGGGACGCGTGGGTCGAGGCCAAGCGAGCCATCGCTCGGGTTGCCGTCGGCGCCGGGGGGTCGATCTCTGCCTGCCACGGCGCCTGCCGCGCCGGCGATGTCGACGTCGTTCCCGAGGAGCTCGAGGGAAGCCTGGCCATCATGGACGCGATCGAGGAGGCACTCGATCCGCACGGCATCTTGAATCCCGGCAAGTACCATTTCCGCAAGGGGAACGTGTTCCAAGGGGGCCAGCTGTGA
- a CDS encoding (Fe-S)-binding protein, whose amino-acid sequence MDIQHRSDDAARPATDEAFVESWRNAAYNCYSSGHKFCREVCPVYQVTRDETYLPTAFHANIVAMEQGLVEFEDVARDYVNCTMCGACELRCPNTLFVGDFYRFRTRTVDVVRAARTLAVDRGVEEPAWSAWNAATDRDRHEPVVAEVGVELSRAWASSFDLPFGGDTVLFVDCEAAFYRTSLPQAVAWLFKAAGEPIGLQPEPWCCGGPAAEMGYADQARRFAEHNVADWRRAGARRIVVLDPHDYISFTEDYPRYFGDDYDVEVVLALDLVAGWVREGRLTPTLPINTRVTYHDPCRLNKRKGIWVEPRALLASIPGLEFVDEDRVTQWSYCSGGGGGLAIARPEVTAELSRRRVARAADLEVNAVVTACPWAERPLSNAGAERGMAVIDLLELVAISCGAPIEVPGWVR is encoded by the coding sequence ATGGACATCCAGCATCGCAGCGACGACGCCGCGAGGCCAGCCACGGACGAAGCCTTCGTCGAGTCGTGGCGCAATGCGGCCTACAACTGCTACTCGTCCGGGCACAAGTTCTGTCGGGAGGTGTGCCCCGTCTACCAGGTCACGCGCGACGAGACGTACCTTCCCACGGCGTTCCACGCGAACATCGTCGCGATGGAGCAGGGCCTGGTCGAGTTCGAGGACGTCGCTCGCGACTACGTCAACTGCACCATGTGCGGTGCCTGCGAGCTCCGGTGTCCGAACACGCTGTTCGTCGGCGACTTCTACCGCTTCCGCACGCGCACGGTCGACGTCGTTCGTGCAGCGCGCACGCTCGCCGTCGATCGAGGTGTCGAGGAACCTGCGTGGTCGGCGTGGAACGCGGCAACCGATCGCGATCGCCACGAGCCCGTGGTTGCCGAGGTCGGCGTGGAGCTCTCCAGGGCGTGGGCGAGTTCGTTCGACCTTCCGTTCGGAGGTGACACGGTGCTCTTCGTCGACTGCGAGGCCGCCTTCTACCGCACGAGCCTCCCACAGGCCGTCGCGTGGCTCTTCAAGGCCGCCGGGGAGCCGATCGGGCTCCAGCCAGAGCCCTGGTGCTGCGGCGGACCCGCAGCTGAGATGGGCTATGCGGATCAGGCGCGGCGGTTCGCCGAGCACAACGTGGCCGATTGGCGGCGAGCGGGTGCGCGACGCATCGTGGTGCTCGATCCACACGACTACATCTCCTTCACGGAGGACTACCCCCGTTACTTCGGCGACGACTACGACGTCGAGGTGGTCCTCGCGTTGGATCTCGTCGCGGGTTGGGTGCGCGAGGGGCGCCTCACTCCGACGCTCCCCATCAACACCCGCGTGACCTACCACGATCCCTGTCGACTGAACAAGCGCAAGGGGATCTGGGTTGAGCCCCGTGCGCTGCTCGCGTCGATCCCGGGTCTCGAGTTCGTCGACGAGGATCGGGTGACCCAGTGGAGCTACTGCTCGGGAGGCGGCGGGGGGCTCGCGATCGCACGCCCCGAGGTGACGGCCGAGCTCTCGCGTCGGCGGGTGGCGCGCGCGGCGGACCTCGAGGTCAACGCCGTCGTGACCGCCTGCCCCTGGGCGGAGCGGCCGCTCTCGAACGCGGGCGCCGAGCGGGGCATGGCGGTCATCGACCTGCTCGAGCTGGTCGCGATCTCGTGTGGTGCGCCCATCGAGGTGCCGGGGTGGGTCCGATGA
- a CDS encoding FadR/GntR family transcriptional regulator: MPRAAEHVLTHVPFSSLHETDKVDQVVQRLDHAIAAGLLPTGSRLPPEALLARMLGISLTTLRAALGILRLRGTITTRRGRQGGSVVTADPEAVRAAAIARLRTLGPSEVRDEGDLHAAILTRSATLAAERATDGERLALSLAATMLDELSLMHELQLHLELVALAQSTKLLEVELDCLLWFGGFLQLRSDTERSAMLASLGSLVAAVAEGTSEEAGRRAQRHAERMTRWVHATLIATTHEDGQR, translated from the coding sequence ATGCCTCGAGCCGCCGAGCACGTGCTCACGCACGTGCCGTTCTCATCGCTGCACGAGACCGACAAGGTCGACCAGGTGGTCCAGCGGCTCGACCACGCCATCGCGGCCGGACTCCTTCCGACGGGCTCACGCCTGCCACCCGAAGCGCTCCTTGCCCGCATGCTCGGCATCTCGCTCACCACGCTGCGGGCTGCGCTCGGCATCCTCCGGCTCCGCGGCACGATCACGACGCGCCGAGGCCGCCAAGGCGGATCGGTCGTCACCGCCGACCCAGAGGCCGTGCGCGCCGCCGCGATCGCACGGCTTCGCACACTCGGTCCCTCCGAGGTTCGCGACGAGGGCGACCTCCATGCAGCGATCCTCACGAGGAGCGCAACCCTCGCGGCCGAGCGCGCCACCGACGGCGAACGCTTGGCGCTCTCGCTGGCTGCGACCATGCTCGACGAACTCTCTCTGATGCATGAGCTCCAACTCCATCTCGAACTGGTTGCACTGGCACAGTCGACGAAGCTCCTCGAGGTCGAACTCGACTGTCTCCTCTGGTTCGGAGGCTTCCTTCAGCTCCGCTCCGACACCGAGAGGAGCGCCATGCTGGCGTCACTCGGCAGCCTCGTGGCGGCGGTCGCCGAGGGAACCAGCGAGGAAGCCGGTCGACGCGCGCAGCGACACGCAGAGCGCATGACGCGATGGGTGCATGCCACCCTCATCGCCACGACGCATGAGGACGGCCAGCGATGA
- a CDS encoding cache domain-containing protein: MSPPDVLDELIGTLATAMSDVRALLDDLAHEAATHDAVEVLVRRELSRPGSIVLGAGVIRAGGRADSLWWWWRRGTVTSELLVALEPTSLTFYDVEHQPWFLEPLQSGTLNLVGPYLDRSGTNLMVVTVSRPAPGAPAGIVGADLSLDAIFRLLVATPAGRQLPWVLENLEGRVIASADPAITVGERDVGPWRIQRACPMLPWRVVVRASAAASDSFASG, translated from the coding sequence ATGAGCCCACCAGACGTGCTCGACGAGCTCATCGGCACGCTCGCGACTGCGATGAGCGACGTTCGAGCGCTGCTCGACGATCTCGCTCACGAGGCAGCGACCCACGACGCCGTCGAAGTGCTCGTGCGCCGCGAGCTATCGCGACCGGGCTCCATCGTGCTCGGGGCAGGCGTCATTCGAGCGGGCGGACGCGCCGACAGCCTCTGGTGGTGGTGGCGACGTGGAACCGTCACGAGCGAGCTACTCGTCGCCCTCGAGCCGACGTCGCTCACGTTCTACGACGTCGAGCACCAGCCATGGTTCCTCGAGCCCCTCCAATCAGGCACACTGAACCTGGTCGGGCCCTACCTCGATCGCTCGGGGACGAACCTGATGGTCGTGACCGTCTCGAGGCCAGCCCCCGGCGCGCCGGCCGGCATCGTCGGCGCCGACCTCAGCCTCGACGCCATCTTCCGACTCCTCGTGGCGACACCGGCAGGACGCCAGCTCCCCTGGGTTCTCGAGAATCTCGAGGGCCGGGTGATCGCCTCGGCCGACCCCGCGATCACCGTCGGTGAGCGCGACGTCGGACCGTGGCGAATCCAACGCGCCTGTCCGATGCTGCCGTGGCGCGTCGTCGTGCGAGCGTCCGCGGCAGCATCGGATTCCTTCGCGTCGGGCTAG
- a CDS encoding cellulose binding domain-containing protein — protein MALALGLVAGGIASVLGAQTALTAAATAFPATPPGAVSGPFQVRGNVIVDAAGAPVYLHGVDWPSLVWNPDGQWANASQSGVNPNEFVAMAKQWGANAVRIPVNEAFWLKGSPEYAPGYIATVESVVSLVEHNGMIPIIDLHRVIGADSVTATPSANPACAPDVPSETFWQQAASIFKGDPNVMFELYNEPHDIPWSVWRNGGAITCADTGQSYTAVGEQQLLDIVRATGAENVVIVDGNHWAGNLAPIAEWGLAGANVAYGFHLYVHESTPTTPSQWSASLGTVPSLAPVVATEFGVLGCATPYPTSTEQSIVDYLEQHGIGWTAWGWFAGPNGGSCSFPSLIANEQGTPFDGGVVVQQQSLGLASGAVQANEPAAPSVTTASGSTVSVPALGALGQAYAVVDETAGSGSLALTPVGAASPETIALSTGQNLVPLVQPGSAVETSTPVALTVPQGATLTGVIDEPSISGVATPIAMAGTSGAAACTPQVRWGNATITQTSAGISVTATSGYPAVELVGPSCALSGADGYTVSVSSPTGDAQVTPFALSSSYHASFLPDATVGQQATTLALGPGVGTSPVLGLQLDAATSPETIVISNLTGWAPTTTVAASTMQASTVSSSTSTTSSTSTAFAPYVDMTLPPTGTLAQLGSESGAKALTLAFIVSSKGTCYPSWGNYFPVGQNNGLFRNEIAAYQAEGGTPIVSFGGEINQELAQVCSSPQALAQAYETVINTYHVYNLDFDIEGSDLNDQAAVNLRNQALALVQQQEAAQGHPVSVSYTLPVMPWGLLANSLYLLNSAKTYGVDVSNVNVMAMDYGIPQAQGAMGTMAIEAAQATEQQLASIWSNLSTAQLWQMVGVTPMIGQNDLSGEIFTTQDAQQLGAFAEQVGLGRLSMWEIHRDVECANNADEDSNYCSGTTETPWQFSQIFEQAAGGSLPAPSDPTPPPSDPTPPPSNPTPAPTSPTTPGPISFSSGSLAGTATVTSTWWGGGQVDVTIKNTGTAPVSGWTLGFTVPSGESIGSLWNGTVSGSTGTVTVTPASWNGTIEPGASIQVGFTLNGGPENGVFPSSYELSGSSTASDPAPTTPTPTPTSSGQLTATATVTSTWWGGGQVDVTIKNTGTAPVSGWTLGFTVPSGESIGSLWNGTVSGSTGTVTVTPASWNGTIEPGASIQVGFTIQSSAKSATLPTTVSVSA, from the coding sequence GTGGCTCTTGCTCTTGGCCTCGTTGCCGGTGGCATCGCGAGCGTGTTGGGAGCACAGACAGCGCTGACGGCAGCCGCGACCGCGTTCCCGGCGACACCTCCTGGCGCGGTGAGCGGTCCGTTCCAGGTCCGTGGCAACGTCATCGTCGACGCAGCCGGAGCGCCCGTGTATCTCCACGGCGTGGACTGGCCGAGCCTCGTGTGGAATCCGGATGGCCAGTGGGCCAACGCGAGCCAGTCGGGGGTCAATCCGAATGAGTTCGTCGCGATGGCCAAGCAGTGGGGTGCGAACGCCGTCCGTATCCCGGTTAACGAAGCCTTCTGGCTGAAGGGTTCGCCGGAGTACGCCCCTGGCTACATCGCAACCGTCGAGTCGGTCGTGTCGCTCGTCGAGCACAACGGCATGATCCCGATCATCGATCTTCACCGGGTGATCGGGGCCGACTCGGTGACCGCGACACCCTCGGCCAACCCCGCGTGCGCCCCGGACGTGCCCAGTGAGACCTTCTGGCAGCAGGCCGCCTCGATCTTCAAGGGTGATCCGAACGTCATGTTCGAGCTCTACAACGAGCCCCACGACATCCCATGGTCCGTGTGGCGCAACGGCGGGGCCATCACCTGTGCCGATACCGGCCAGTCCTACACGGCCGTTGGCGAGCAGCAGCTCCTCGATATCGTGCGCGCGACCGGCGCCGAGAACGTGGTGATCGTCGACGGCAATCACTGGGCAGGCAACCTCGCGCCGATCGCCGAGTGGGGCCTCGCTGGTGCGAATGTCGCCTATGGCTTCCATCTCTACGTGCACGAGAGCACGCCCACCACCCCGTCGCAATGGAGCGCATCGCTCGGAACCGTGCCGTCGCTCGCCCCGGTCGTCGCGACGGAGTTCGGCGTGCTGGGGTGTGCGACCCCGTATCCGACCTCCACCGAGCAGTCGATCGTCGACTACCTCGAGCAGCACGGCATCGGTTGGACCGCGTGGGGCTGGTTCGCCGGACCCAACGGCGGCAGCTGCAGTTTTCCGTCGCTGATCGCCAACGAGCAGGGAACCCCCTTCGACGGAGGGGTCGTGGTCCAGCAGCAGAGCCTGGGCCTTGCCAGTGGTGCGGTGCAGGCGAACGAGCCCGCCGCGCCCTCGGTGACGACGGCGTCGGGCTCGACGGTCTCGGTGCCCGCGCTCGGAGCGCTCGGTCAGGCCTATGCGGTCGTCGACGAGACGGCGGGCTCCGGGTCGCTCGCTCTCACGCCCGTGGGGGCCGCGTCCCCGGAGACGATCGCACTGAGTACGGGGCAGAACCTCGTGCCGCTCGTCCAACCGGGCTCGGCCGTCGAGACGAGCACCCCCGTGGCGCTCACCGTGCCTCAGGGTGCAACCCTCACGGGTGTGATCGACGAGCCTTCGATCAGCGGCGTCGCGACGCCCATCGCCATGGCGGGCACGTCGGGTGCTGCGGCCTGCACGCCCCAGGTGCGATGGGGGAACGCCACGATCACGCAGACGAGTGCCGGTATCAGCGTCACCGCAACGAGCGGCTATCCGGCTGTCGAGCTCGTGGGGCCGAGCTGTGCGCTGAGCGGTGCCGACGGCTACACCGTGTCGGTGAGCTCACCCACCGGGGATGCGCAGGTGACGCCGTTCGCACTGTCCTCCTCGTACCACGCCTCGTTCCTGCCTGACGCAACCGTGGGCCAGCAGGCCACGACCCTCGCGCTCGGTCCGGGGGTCGGAACCTCGCCCGTCCTCGGTCTCCAGCTCGATGCGGCTACCAGTCCCGAGACCATCGTGATCTCGAACCTGACCGGTTGGGCCCCGACGACCACCGTGGCAGCCTCGACGATGCAGGCAAGCACGGTCTCCTCGTCCACCTCGACGACTTCGTCGACCTCGACGGCCTTCGCGCCCTACGTGGACATGACCCTGCCGCCGACCGGCACCCTCGCCCAGCTCGGCTCCGAGTCCGGCGCCAAGGCGCTCACGCTGGCGTTCATTGTGAGCTCGAAGGGCACCTGCTATCCGAGCTGGGGCAACTACTTCCCGGTGGGCCAGAACAACGGCCTCTTCCGCAACGAGATCGCTGCCTACCAAGCCGAGGGTGGCACGCCCATCGTCTCCTTCGGCGGTGAGATCAACCAGGAGCTCGCCCAGGTGTGCTCCTCGCCCCAGGCGCTCGCCCAAGCCTACGAGACCGTCATCAACACCTACCACGTCTACAACCTCGACTTCGATATCGAGGGTTCGGACCTGAACGACCAGGCCGCTGTGAACCTGCGCAACCAGGCCCTCGCCCTGGTCCAGCAACAAGAAGCAGCGCAAGGCCACCCAGTGAGCGTCTCCTACACGCTGCCGGTTATGCCGTGGGGTCTGCTCGCGAACTCGCTGTATCTGCTGAACTCGGCGAAGACCTACGGTGTCGACGTGTCCAACGTCAACGTCATGGCGATGGACTACGGCATCCCCCAGGCCCAAGGTGCGATGGGCACGATGGCGATCGAGGCCGCCCAGGCCACCGAGCAACAGCTCGCCTCGATCTGGTCGAACCTGTCCACCGCCCAGCTCTGGCAGATGGTCGGCGTGACCCCGATGATAGGGCAGAACGACCTCTCGGGTGAGATCTTCACCACCCAAGACGCCCAGCAGCTCGGGGCCTTCGCCGAGCAGGTTGGCCTCGGCAGGCTCTCGATGTGGGAGATCCACCGCGACGTCGAGTGCGCGAACAACGCCGACGAGGACTCGAACTACTGCTCCGGCACGACCGAGACCCCGTGGCAGTTCTCGCAGATCTTCGAGCAGGCCGCCGGTGGGTCACTGCCCGCTCCGTCGGATCCCACGCCACCGCCGTCGGATCCCACGCCACCGCCGTCTAACCCGACGCCCGCTCCCACCAGCCCGACGACGCCTGGCCCGATCTCGTTCTCCTCGGGCTCCTTGGCGGGCACCGCGACGGTGACCTCCACGTGGTGGGGTGGTGGTCAGGTGGACGTGACCATCAAGAACACCGGCACGGCTCCGGTCTCGGGATGGACCCTCGGGTTCACGGTGCCCTCGGGTGAGAGCATCGGGAGCCTCTGGAACGGCACGGTCTCCGGTTCGACCGGCACCGTCACCGTGACGCCGGCGAGCTGGAACGGCACCATCGAGCCGGGCGCGAGCATCCAGGTGGGCTTCACGCTCAACGGTGGGCCCGAGAACGGCGTGTTCCCCTCGAGCTATGAACTCAGTGGGTCGTCGACCGCGAGTGACCCTGCGCCGACGACGCCGACACCGACGCCGACCTCGTCCGGCCAGCTCACCGCCACCGCGACGGTGACCTCGACCTGGTGGGGTGGTGGTCAGGTGGACGTGACCATCAAGAACACCGGCACGGCGCCGGTGTCGGGATGGACCCTCGGGTTCACGGTGCCCTCGGGTGAGAGCATCGGGAGCCTCTGGAACGGCACGGTCTCCGGTTCGACCGGCACCGTCACCGTGACGCCGGCGAGCTGGAACGGCACCATCGAGCCGGGCGCGAGCATCCAGGTGGGCTTCACCATCCAGTCATCGGCGAAGTCTGCGACGCTGCCGACGACGGTCAGCGTCAGCGCCTAG
- the csm6 gene encoding CRISPR-associated ring nuclease Csm6, translating to MNNGEGQRSWSLFATIGLAPQVVTEACWALLATQPEPIVPDEIVLLATRVGADLAQRLLGESGRLARLYQEWAPGVKPPRVSLSTIEASSVAIPAEDVDSNEAALASGEAVFAQLAELAKDDSQGILALLSGGRKTMAYHVGLAFSLYARAGDRLLHVIVPPAYERAPSFYYPSREQGTIVNLDGVRLDAAARVVTLIDVPYVRLSAFRQLLGVGAELALSVRAVNDALNPILTLETVGSMSRFVWGGVPLDLRPSSTLLLSLLVRRVVEGDGWLAAPRERQRDQALGAELIELARAIDVRIDRRTIRATRSGVDTAWLRPRLSRLNSELNEHARHGVIPISLFSAGRSPRRYRISIDARQVDPEIVRRVGRRPSPAAAVLNDR from the coding sequence GTGAACAACGGCGAAGGACAACGTTCCTGGTCGCTGTTCGCAACGATAGGACTTGCACCGCAGGTCGTGACTGAGGCCTGCTGGGCGCTGCTGGCGACACAGCCGGAGCCGATCGTTCCGGACGAGATCGTCCTACTCGCCACGCGTGTCGGTGCCGATCTGGCGCAGCGGCTCCTCGGCGAATCCGGGCGGCTGGCTCGCCTCTACCAGGAATGGGCCCCCGGCGTGAAACCACCGCGTGTGTCGCTGTCGACCATCGAGGCGTCGTCCGTCGCGATTCCCGCCGAGGACGTCGACTCCAACGAGGCGGCCCTCGCCTCGGGTGAGGCGGTGTTCGCGCAGCTCGCCGAACTGGCCAAGGACGACAGCCAAGGGATCCTCGCCCTGCTCTCTGGCGGTCGTAAGACCATGGCCTATCACGTGGGGTTGGCGTTCTCGCTGTATGCGCGGGCGGGCGATCGACTCCTGCACGTCATCGTCCCTCCCGCCTACGAGCGGGCTCCCTCGTTCTACTACCCGAGTCGCGAGCAGGGCACGATCGTGAACCTCGACGGCGTGCGCCTCGATGCTGCCGCGCGCGTGGTCACGCTCATCGACGTCCCCTATGTTCGCCTGAGCGCGTTTCGCCAACTCCTCGGCGTCGGCGCCGAGCTTGCCCTGAGTGTTCGCGCGGTCAACGATGCGCTCAATCCGATCCTCACGCTCGAGACCGTCGGGTCGATGTCGCGATTCGTCTGGGGAGGCGTTCCCCTCGACCTCCGTCCGTCGTCGACCCTGCTCCTGAGCTTGCTGGTTCGTCGCGTCGTCGAGGGCGATGGCTGGCTCGCCGCTCCCCGCGAGCGCCAGCGCGACCAGGCGCTCGGTGCGGAGCTCATCGAGCTTGCTCGAGCCATCGATGTTCGGATCGACCGTCGGACCATTCGGGCCACGAGGTCGGGCGTCGATACCGCGTGGCTGCGCCCCCGTTTGTCGAGGTTGAATTCGGAGTTGAACGAGCACGCGCGTCACGGTGTGATCCCCATCAGCCTCTTCTCGGCAGGGAGGTCGCCTCGCCGCTACCGGATCAGCATCGATGCCCGCCAGGTCGATCCGGAGATCGTGCGTCGCGTCGGGCGTAGGCCGAGCCCAGCTGCTGCGGTGCTCAACGACCGTTGA